One window of Vitis riparia cultivar Riparia Gloire de Montpellier isolate 1030 chromosome 5, EGFV_Vit.rip_1.0, whole genome shotgun sequence genomic DNA carries:
- the LOC117915384 gene encoding U-box domain-containing protein 70, protein MMEEADGKGRAASESEQVSLKDKGNEFFKAGNYLKAAALYTQAIKQDPSNPTLYSNRAAAFLHLVKLTKALADAETTITLNPNWEKGYFRKGCVLEAMERYDDSLAAFRIALEHNPQSSEVSRKIKKLTQLARDKKRVQEVENKRSNVDMAKHLETLKSELSEKYGDEELWKSMFSFTVETIETAIKSWHETSKVDARVYFLLDKEKTQTDKYAPVVNIDKAFESPHTHKSCFTFLRDYAEESFSKAACLVAPKSIISYPQVWKGQGSRKWKHGQSDGFFVQFESPSLQKLWFVPSSTEKGQLLCRDPEVLDIGVHELLPRIFKQKLPNP, encoded by the exons ATGATGGAAGAAGCAGATGGAAAAGGAAGAGCAGCATCAGAATCAGAGCAAGTGTCACTGAAAGACAAGGGAAATGAATTCTTCAAAGCAGGAAACTACCTGAAAGCTGCTGCACTCTACACCCAGGCCATCAAGCAAGATCCTTCTAATCCCACTCTTTACAG CAACCGTGCGGCAGCATTTCTACATTTGGTCAAACTCACCAAAGCACTTGCTGATGCTGAGACAACAATCACATTGAACCCCAACTGGGAAAAG GGATATTTCAGGAAAGGATGTGTATTAGAGGCCATGGAACGATATGATGAT TCTTTAGCAGCCTTCCGGATAGCTTTGGAGCACAATCCACAAAGTTCAGAGGTATCAAGAAAGATCAAGAAGCTTACACAGTTGGCAAGAGATAAAAAGCGAGTTCAGGAAGTAGAGAACAAGAGATCCAATGTTGATATGGCAAAGCATTTGGAAACATTGAAATCTGAACTG TCTGAGAAGTATGGAGATGAAGAGCTTTGGAAAAGCATGTTTTCTTTCACTGTTGAGACAATAGAGACTGCCATAAAATCATGGCATGAAACATCTAAAGTGGATGCTAGAGTCTACTTCCTTCTTGACAAGGAAAAGACACAGACAGATAAATATGCCCCGGTTGTCAATATTGATAAG GCATTTGAATCACCCCATACACACAAAAGTTGTTTTACATTTCTTAGGGATTATGCTGAAGAATCTTTCTCCAAAGCGGCTTGCTTGGTGGCACCCAAAAGTATCATATCTTACCCACAG GTCTGGAAAGGTCAAGGATCACGGAAGTGGAAGCATGGGCAAAGTGATGGTTTCTTTGTTCAATTTGAATCACCTTCCTTGCAAAAGCTATGGTTTGTTCCTAGTTCTACAGAAAAGGGGCAATTGTTGTGCAG GGATCCAGAAGTTCTGGACATTGGTGTCCATGAACTGCTTCCACGTATATTCAAACAAAAGCTGCCCAATCCCTAG
- the LOC117914033 gene encoding sulfate transporter 3.1-like produces the protein MGNSDYHTPRGVAVPPPKPFCWAVRTALKETFFPDDPFRQFKNQPPSRKFVLGLQYFMPILEWAPRYTFQSFKSDLVAGITIASLAVPQGISYANLASLPPIVGLYSSFVPPLIYAMFGSSRDVAVGTIAVASLLLTSMIGGVVNPYENPKLYFQLAVTATFFSGVLQTALGLLRLGFIVDFLSHATIVGFMGGAATIVCLQQLKGMLGLVHFTRGTDMVSVLKSVFTQVHQWRWESAVLGCLFLFFLLLTRYFSKRKPAFFWINAMAPLMSVILGSILVYLTHAEKHGVQVIGHLKKGLNPPSLSDLAFGSPYLVTAIKTGAVTGIIALAEGIAVGRSFSMFKNYHIDGNKEMIAFGMMNIAGSCTSCYLTTGPFSRTAVNFNAGCKSAVSNIVMATAVMITLLFLTPLFHYTPLVVLSSIIIAAMLGLIDYEAAIHLWKVDKFDFVVCMSAYIGVVFVSVEIGLTIAVTMSMLRLLLSLARPRTHVLGNIPNTMTYRSIDQYPNANTVPGMLILHIDAPIYFANSNYLRERITRWIYEEEDRVKSCGEANLHYVILDMSAVGSIDTSGMSMLDEVKKDLDKRGLKLVLANPGSEVMKKLDKTEFIQNIGQEWIYLTVGEAVGACNFMLHTCKRTPPTLRMPPAVELTAQDNV, from the exons ATGGGTAACTCTGATTACCACACCCCGCGTGGTGTTGCAGTTCCTCCGCCAAAGCCATTCTGTTGGGCGGTGAGGACAGCTCTCAAAGAGACTTTCTTTCCTGATGACCCTTTTAGGCAATTCAAGAACCAGCCACCTTCTAGGAAGTTTGTGCTGGGGTTACAGTACTTTATGCCAATCCTTGAATGGGCACCTCGCTATACTTTTCAGTCCTTCAAATCTGATTTAGTTGCGGGAATTACTATTGCCAGTCTTGCAGTTCCTCAGGGGATAAGTTATGCAAATTTAGCAAGCTTGCCACCCATTGTTGGATTAT ATTCAAGCTTTGTACCTCCACTGATCTACGCCATGTTCGGAAGCTCCAGAGATGTGGCAGTGGGGACTATAGCTGTTGCATCACTTCTCTTAACTTCCATGATTGGGGGTGTGGTTAATCCATATGAGAACCCAAAGCTTTATTTTCAGCTGGCTGTCACCGCAACCTTCTTTTCTGGAGTTCTTCAAACTGCTCTGGGATTGTTAAG GCTTGGGTTTATCGTGGACTTTCTGTCACATGCAACAATAGTGGGATTCATGGGGGGAGCAGCCACAATCGTTTGTTTGCAGCAACTAAAAGGGATGCTTGGTCTCGTTCATTTTACTCGTGGGACAGATATGGTATCTGTCCTCAAATCGGTCTTTACTCAAGTACACCAG TGGAGATGGGAAAGTGCTGTGTTGGGCTGCcttttcctcttcttcctcctccttaCCAGATATTTT AGCAAGAGAAAACCAGCCTTCTTCTGGATAAACGCCATGGCGCCTCTGATGTCTGTAATTTTGGGAAGCATTCTAGTCTATCTGACCCATGCTGAGAAACACGGCGTCCAAGTG ATTGGGCACCTGAAGAAAGGGCTGAATCCACCATCTCTGTCTGATCTGGCTTTTGGGTCACCATATCTCGTGACAGCTATCAAAACAGGAGCCGTCACTGGAATCATAGCCCTAGCT GAAGGAATTGCAGTTGGGAGAAGCTTTTCCATGTTCAAGAATTATCACATTGATGGGAATAAAGAAATGATCGCTTTTGGAATGATGAACATTGCAGGCTCTTGCACTTCTTGCTACTTGACCACAG GACCATTTTCCCGAACAGCAGTGAATTTCAATGCAGGATGCAAGTCAGCGGTATCCAACATAGTCATGGCCACAGCAGTTATGATAACCCTGTTATTCCTAACTCCGTTGTTCCATTACACTCCCCTGGTGGTGCTCTCATCCATAATCATCGCTGCCATGCTCGGCCTGATAGACTATGAGGCTGCCATCCATCTATGGAAAGTCGACAAATTCGATTTCGTTGTGTGCATGAGTGCATACATAGGTGTGGTCTTCGTCAGTGTTGAAATCGGCTTAACCATAGCG GTCACCATGTCCATGCTAAGGCTGCTGCTATCCTTGGCAAGGCCGAGGACTCACGTTCTTGGCAACATTCCCAACACGATGACATACAGAAGCATTGATCAGTACCCAAATGCGAACACTGTTCCCGGAATGCTCATTCTTCATATTGACGCCCCCATCTACTTTGCCAATTCTAACTACCTAAGAGAAAG GATCACGAGATGGATATATGAGGAGGAAGATAGGGTAAAATCCTGTGGAGAGGCCAACTTGCACTATGTCATATTAGATATGAGCG CGGTTGGTAGCATTGATACAAGTGGGATGAGCATGCTTGATGAGGTGAAGAAGGATCTTGACAAAAGGGGTCTCAAG CTTGTATTAGCAAACCCTGGAAGTGAGGTGATGAAGAAGCTAGACAAGACAGAGTTCATCCAAAACATTGGCCAAGAATGGATCTATCTGACAGTGGGAGAGGCCGTGGGAGCATGCAACTTTATGCTGCATACATGCAAGCGAACTCCCCCCACCCTCAGGATGCCTCCGGCTGTTGAACTCACTGCACAAGATAACGTGTGA
- the LOC117913875 gene encoding sulfate transporter 3.1-like encodes MGNSNCETPRRVAVPPKKSFSASLSSTFKETIFPDDPFRQFKNQSPSRKFVLGLQYLVPIFEWAPSYTFEFFKADLIAGITIASLAVPQGISYAKLANVPAIQGLYSSFVPPLIYAMFGSSRDMAVGTNAVGSLLLSSMIGREINPTENPKIYLQAVFTATFFAGVIETCLGFLRLGFLVDFLSHAAIVGFMNGAAIIVCLQQLKGILGLVHFTLETDIVSVLRAVFTQTHQWRWESCVLGCVFLSFLILTKYYSKRKQAFFWINAMAPLTSVILGSILVYMTHAEKHGVQVIGHLKKGLNPPSVSELGFGSPYLMTAIKAGATIGIISLAEGVAVGRSFAMYKNYHIDGNKEMIAFGMMNLVGSLTSCYLTTGPFSRTAVNFNAGCKTAASNIVMATAVMMTLLFLTPLFHYTPLVVLASIIIAAMLGLIDYGGIIHLWTIDKFDFFVSISAFLGVVFGSVEIGLIIAVTISMLRLLLSLSRPRTYALGNIPNSITYRSIEQYPAAANVPGMLILRIDAPIYFANTSYLRERISRWIYEEEDRLKSAGETSLHYVILDMSAVSSIDASGIHMLEEVRKNVDRRGLQLALANPGSEVMKKLDKSKMIEKIGEEWMYLTVAEAVGACNFMLHSCKSTSAALTNPAAVEPNTYDYV; translated from the exons ATGGGTAACTCCAATTGTGAAACCCCACGTCGAGTTGCTGTTCCtccaaaaaaatctttttctgCTTCTTTGAGTTCAACTTTCAAAGAGACTATCTTTCCCGATGACCCTTTTAGGCAATTCAAGAACCAGTCTCCTTCCAGGAAGTTTGTATTAGGGTTACAATACTTGGTACCTATCTTCGAGTGGGCTCCTAGCTATACTTTTGAGTTCTTCAAAGCTGATTTAATAGCGGGAATTACTATTGCCAGTCTCGCCGTTCCTCAAGGGATAAGTTATGCAAAATTAGCGAACGTGCCCGCCATTCAGGGATTAT ATTCGAGCTTTGTGCCTCCCTTGATATACGCCATGTTCGGAAGCTCCAGAGACATGGCAGTGGGTACTAATGCCGTTGGATCACTCCTCCTAAGTTCCATGATTGGGAGAGAGATCAATCCAACTGAGAACCCAAAGATTTATCTTCAGGCAGTCTTCACTGCCACGTTCTTTGCTGGAGTGATCGAAACTTGCCTGGGGTTCTTAAG ACTAGGGTTTCTCGTGGACTTTCTGTCACATGCAGCAATAGTGGGGTTCATGAATGGAGCAGCCATAATTGTTTGTTTACAGCAGCTGAAAGGTATCCTGGGTCTGGTTCATTTTACACTAGAGACCGACATCGTATCGGTACTGCGAGCCGTATTCACTCAAACGCACCAG TGGAGATGGGAAAGTTGTGTCTTGGGCTGTGTTTTTCTATCATTCCTCATCCTCACAAAATACTAT AGCAAGAGAAAACAAGCCTTCTTCTGGATAAACGCCATGGCGCCTCTAACGTCTGTGATTTTGGGAAGCATTCTAGTCTATATGACCCATGCTGAGAAACATGGTGTCCAAGTG ATTGGGCACTTGAAGAAAGGGTTGAATCCACCATCTGTGTCTGAACTGGGTTTCGGGTCACCATATCTGATGACAGCCATTAAAGCAGGAGCCACCATTGGGATCATATCCCTAGCT GAAGGAGTCGCAGTGGGAAGAAGCTTCGCCATGTATAAGAACTATCACATTGACGGGAACAAAGAAATGATCGCATTTGGAATGATGAATCTCGTGGGCTCTTTAACTTCTTGCTACTTGACCACAG GACCCTTTTCGCGGACAGCAGTGAACTTCAATGCAGGTTGCAAGACAGCAGCTTCCAACATTGTCATGGCAACAGCAGTGATGATGACACTACTATTCCTGACCCCGCTCTTCCATTACACTCCCCTTGTGGTGCTCGCCTCCATAATCATCGCTGCCATGCTCGGCCTGATAGACTATGGGGGTATCATCCATCTCTGGACGATCGACAAATTCGACTTCTTTGTGAGCATAAGTGCATTTCTTGGTGTGGTCTTCGGCAGTGTTGAAATTGGCTTAATTATTGCG GTCACCATTTCCATGCTCAGGTTGCTTCTATCCTTGTCGAGGCCAAGGACTTATGCTCTAGGCAACATTCCTAACTCCATAACCTACAGAAGCATTGAACAGTATCCAGCTGCTGCTAATGTTCCGGGAATGCTCATTCTCCGTATTGATGCTCCAATCTACTTTGCTAATACTAGCTACTTAAGGGAAAG GATATCGAGATGGATATATGAGGAGGAAGACAGGCTAAAATCTGCAGGAGAAACCAGCTTACATTATGTCATATTAGATATGAGTG CTGTGAGTAGCATTGATGCAAGTGGAATCCACATGCTTGAAGAAGTCAGGAAGAATGTCGATAGAAGGGGTCTCCAG CTTGCATTAGCAAATCCTGGAAGTGAAGTGATGAAGAAGCTGGACAAGTCGAAGATGATTGAAAAAATTGGAGAGGAATGGATGTATTTGACGGTGGCAGAGGCAGTGGGAGCCTGCAACTTCATGCTACACTCATGCAAGTCCACTTCTGCGGCTCTCACAAATCCTGCCGCAGTTGAACCCAACACATATGATTACGTGTGA